The following proteins are co-located in the Sphingorhabdus lutea genome:
- a CDS encoding DUF1428 domain-containing protein: MSYIEGFVIACAKAKKQEFIHHANHMDSIFMEMGAIRVIECWADDVPNGNLTDFRKAVQAKEDEDVIFSWIEWPDKETRNKAYAVMMDPKNDDPRLDMEKYPMPFDGKRMIFGGFTPVVQLN, encoded by the coding sequence ATGAGCTATATTGAAGGTTTTGTTATTGCCTGTGCCAAGGCAAAGAAACAAGAATTCATTCATCATGCCAATCATATGGATAGCATATTCATGGAAATGGGCGCGATCCGCGTTATTGAATGTTGGGCCGATGATGTTCCAAATGGAAATTTGACAGATTTTCGCAAGGCGGTGCAGGCAAAGGAGGATGAAGATGTCATCTTTAGCTGGATTGAATGGCCGGATAAGGAAACCCGAAACAAAGCCTATGCCGTCATGATGGACCCGAAAAATGATGACCCGCGATTGGATATGGAAAAATATCCCATGCCATTTGATGGAAAAAGGATGATTTTTGGAGGATTCACCCCCGTGGTCCAATTAAATTAA
- a CDS encoding VOC family protein — protein sequence MTNHKNKHGDFIWYELMTSDIDGAEKFYGPLLNWTFETVPGSDVDYRIFSHDNTQIGGFLQLNEDMMAGGAKPNMTGYIAVNNVDECCADIITNGGAVLMPAWDIDGVGRTAFVTDPQGIPFYIMAPLNNDHASESFAALAPRIGHAAWNELSTTDQEGAKTFYRAIFGWVVDGDMDMGPMGKYEFWRHDFMIGAVMTKPDEMPVPNWVYYFRVVSLEKAAAIAKENGALSVGELQPIPGDEFCLHGIDPQGALFALVGQK from the coding sequence ATGACAAATCACAAAAATAAACATGGTGATTTTATTTGGTATGAATTGATGACCAGCGACATTGACGGCGCAGAAAAATTCTATGGCCCGTTGTTAAATTGGACATTTGAAACCGTGCCAGGGTCAGATGTTGATTACCGCATTTTTTCCCATGACAACACTCAAATTGGGGGCTTTTTGCAATTGAATGAGGATATGATGGCTGGCGGCGCCAAACCGAATATGACGGGATATATTGCCGTTAATAATGTGGATGAATGCTGCGCCGATATTATTACCAATGGCGGCGCGGTTTTAATGCCCGCATGGGATATTGACGGCGTGGGCCGCACCGCCTTTGTTACCGACCCACAGGGCATCCCCTTTTACATCATGGCCCCGTTAAATAATGACCATGCCAGCGAAAGCTTTGCCGCCCTTGCCCCGCGCATTGGCCATGCTGCATGGAATGAGCTTTCCACCACCGACCAAGAAGGCGCAAAGACATTTTACCGCGCCATATTTGGATGGGTAGTTGATGGCGATATGGATATGGGCCCCATGGGCAAATATGAATTTTGGCGCCATGATTTTATGATTGGCGCGGTGATGACAAAGCCGGATGAAATGCCCGTGCCCAATTGGGTTTATTATTTCCGCGTGGTCAGCCTTGAAAAAGCAGCCGCAATCGCAAAGGAAAATGGCGCATTGTCCGTTGGCGAATTGCAACCCATTCCGGGTGATGAGTTTTGCCTGCATGGCATTGACCCACAGGGCGCTTTATTCGCGCTTGTCGGACAGAAATAG
- a CDS encoding DnaJ domain-containing protein, which yields MNKEKHDRYAGRIANEGQICMAADCNEAGEFRAPPLLDRPSDGPPQWRYYCLEHVRAFNKGYNFFDGMDAAEIHAAQHPASGWHNPRSKWPDGSDHFTKSGPAWNDFSDPLDAIGARFREYRQNVEGQHASGHFSSTPQLPPEQARALKILGLSQDADGVAIRKAYAQKLRQYHPDNNKGERRFETKLQEAVDAYQLLRAAANRQ from the coding sequence ATGAATAAAGAAAAACATGATCGTTATGCAGGCCGAATTGCCAATGAGGGGCAAATTTGTATGGCGGCGGATTGTAATGAAGCGGGCGAGTTTCGCGCGCCGCCCCTGTTGGACCGGCCAAGTGATGGGCCGCCGCAATGGCGATATTATTGTTTGGAGCATGTTCGTGCTTTTAACAAAGGATATAATTTTTTCGATGGCATGGACGCTGCGGAAATTCACGCGGCGCAGCATCCGGCAAGTGGCTGGCATAATCCGCGCAGCAAATGGCCCGATGGCAGCGACCATTTCACCAAAAGCGGCCCGGCATGGAATGATTTTTCCGATCCATTGGACGCGATAGGCGCGCGGTTCCGTGAATATCGCCAAAATGTAGAGGGCCAACATGCATCGGGCCATTTTTCCTCGACGCCGCAACTGCCCCCTGAACAGGCAAGGGCGCTAAAAATATTGGGATTGAGCCAAGATGCCGACGGTGTTGCAATCCGCAAGGCCTATGCCCAAAAATTAAGGCAATATCACCCCGATAATAATAAGGGTGAGCGCCGTTTTGAAACCAAATTACAAGAAGCGGTGGATGCTTATCAGCTGTTAAGGGCGGCTGCAAACCGTCAATAG
- a CDS encoding BolA family protein, with protein sequence MTKGPVHIEIENLLQAAFSPEYLSVNNDSANHKGHSGDDGSGASHFSIEIKSAAFNNVNRVMRQRMVNNALGDIPGNRVHAMAIKAIGTAD encoded by the coding sequence ATGACCAAAGGTCCAGTGCACATTGAAATTGAAAATTTATTACAGGCCGCATTTTCGCCCGAATATTTATCCGTCAATAATGATAGCGCCAATCATAAAGGGCATAGCGGCGATGATGGTTCGGGCGCAAGCCATTTTTCAATTGAGATTAAAAGCGCCGCGTTCAACAATGTCAATCGGGTGATGCGGCAACGCATGGTGAATAATGCATTGGGCGATATTCCGGGCAATCGTGTCCACGCCATGGCAATAAAAGCAATTGGCACAGCCGATTAA